The genomic window CCAACTGGACTATTCGAAGAACCGAGTCACCGACCAGACACTGGCGCTGCTCGTGGCGTTGGCGCGCGCCGCGGGCCTGCGCGAGCGGATCGACGCCATGTTCCGCGGCGACAAGCTCAACCCGACCGAAGACCGCGCGGTGCTGCACGTGGCGCTGCGCGCGCCGCGCGACGCGCGGATCTCGGTCGACGGCCAGAACGTGGTGCCGCGCGTGCACGAAGTGCTGGATCGCATGGCGGATTTCTCCAATCGCGTGCGCGACGGCGCCTGGCGCGGCCAGGGCGGCAAGCGCATTCGCAACCTGGTGAACGTGGGCATCGGCGGGTCCGATCTCGGCCCCGTGATGGCGTACCAGGCGCTGCGCCACTACAGCCGGCGCGACCTCGTGTTCCGCTTCGTGTCCAACGTCGACGGCACGGACTTCGCGGAAGCGGTGCGCGACCTCGACCCGGGTGAGACGCTCTTCATCATCTCGTCGAAGACCTTCACCACGCTCGAGACCATGACCAACGCGCGCAGCGCGCGTGACTGGGCGCTGGCCGGGCTGGGCGGCGACCCGGCCGCGGTCGCGAAGCACTTCGTCGCGGTGTCGACCAACGCCGCCGAGGTCGCGCGCTTCGGCATCGACACGGCGAACATGTTCGGCTTCTGGGACTGGGTCGGCGGCCGCTACTCGATGGACTCGGCGATCGGGCTGTCGACCATGGTGGCGATCGGACCGGCCGCATTCCGCGCGCTGCTCGCGGGCTTCCGCGCCATGGACGAGCACTTCCGGAGCGCGCCGTTCGAGCGCAACCTACCCGTGCTGCTGGGGCTGCTCGCCGTCTGGTACAACGACTTCTTCGGCGCGCAGACCGCGGCGGTGCTGCCCTACGACCAGTATCTCGCGCGCTTCCCGGCCTACCTGCAGCAGCTGGTCATGGAGAGCAACGGCAAGCGCGTGACTCTCGACGGCGCGCCGGTGGCGCGCGACACGGCGCCGGTCGTGTGGGGCGAGCCCGGGACGAACGGCCAGCACTCGTTCTACCAGATGATCCACCAGGGCACGCGGCTCGTGCCGTGTGACTTCATCGCGTTCGCCGAGTCACTGAATCCGCTGGGCCGGCACCAGGACCTGCTCGTGGCCAACGTGATCGCGCAGGCCGAGGCGCTCGCGTTCGGAAAGACCGCCGAGCAGGTGCGCGCGGAGGGCACGCCCGAGAAGCTCGTGCCGCACCGGGTGTTTCCCGGCAACCGCCCGTCGAACGTGCTGTGGGCGCAGCGACTCACTCCGGAAGTCCTGGGGGCGCTGGTCGCCAGCTACGAGCACAGCGTGTTCACCCAGGGCGTGCTCTGGAACATCGACTCGTTCGACCAGTGGGGAGTGGAGCTCGGCAAGCAGCTCGCGCAGCGCATCGCCGCCGAGCTCGAGAGTCCCGGCGAGCCCGCGCTCGCGCACGACGCTTCCACCAACGCGCTGATTCGCCGCTATCGCGGCGCGCGCAAGCCGACTTAGCGAGGAGAGCCGCATGCAGCTCGGAATGATCGGCCTCGGGCGCATGGGCGCGAACATGGTGCGGCGGCTGCTCCGGGGCGGTCACGACTGCGTGGTGTACAACCAGGATCCGGCGCCGATCGCGGCGCTGGCGCGCGAGGGCGCGAAGGGCAGCACGTCGCTCGCCGAGCTCGTGCGCCAGCTCGCCGCGCCGCGCGCCGTGTGGCTGATGGTGCCGGCGGCGGTGGTCGACTCGGTGATTCACGACCTCGCGCCCCTGCTCGCGCCGGGCGACGTGCTGATCGACGGCGGGAACTCCTACTACGTGGACGACATCCGGCGCGCGCGCGAGCTCTCCGCCCGGCGCCTCGAGTATGTCGACGTGGGCACGAGCGGGGGAGTGTTCGGCCTGGAGCGCGGCTACTGCATGATGATCGGCGGGCCCGGCGAGGCCGTGCGCCGGCTCGACCCGATCTTCCGCACGCTCGCGCCGGGCGCCGGCGAGCTGGCGCGCACGCCAGGACGCGAGGCAACGCGCGGCACCGCGGAGCTCGGGTATCTGCACTGCGGCGCGAGCGGCGCAGGTCACTTCGTGAAGATGGTCCACAACGGCATCGAGTACGGGATCATGGCGGCCTATGCCGAGGGCATGGGCGTGCTGCGCCATGCAAACGCGGGGAAGCTCGGGCGCGAGGTCGACGCCGAGACCACCCCGCTGCGCCACCCCGAGCACTACGCCTACGACTTCGACCTGCGCGACATCGCCGAGCTGTGGCGGCGCGGCAGCGTGATCTCGTCGTGGCTGCTCGACCTGACCGCGGCCGCGCTCGCGGCGGATCCGGAGCTGAAAGGCTTCCAGGGCCGGGTGGCCGACTCGGGCGAAGGCCGCTGGACCATCCAGGCCGCGATCGACGAGTCCGTGCCGGTGCCCGTGCTCTCGAGCGCGCTCTACCAGCGTTTCAGCTCGCGCGGTCAGGCGGACTTCGGGGACAAGCTGCTGTCCGCCATGCGCCTTCAGTTCGGGGGTCACGTCGAGAAGGGGGAGAAGTGAGTCAGCCTCGCCCGTGAAGATCGAGATACTCCCCGACGCGGATGCCGTCGCGCGGCGCGCTGCCGAGCAGATCGCCGCGCTCGCCCGCGCCGCCAGCGCCGAGCGCGGACGCTTCGCGCTCGCGCTGAGCGGCGGACACACCCCCTGGGCGATGCTGCGCGAGCTCTCCCGGCAGGACCTGCCCTGGTCGGCGGTCCACGTGTTCCAGGTCGACGAGCGCGTGGCGCCGACCGGCGATCGCGAGCGCAACTGGACGCACGTCTGCGCGAGCCTGCAGCCGCCCGCGGCGTTCGGGCCCGAACAGCTGCACCCCATGCCCGTGGACGCGCCCGACCTCGACACGGGCGCGCGCGACTACGAGCGCGAGCTCGCGCGCTTCGCGGGCACGCCGCCCGTGCTCGACCTCGTGCACCTGGGACTCGGCCCGGACGGACACACCGCGTCGCTCGTGCCCGGCGACCCGGCGCTCGAAGAGACCGCGCGCGACGTGGCGGTGACTCGACCCTACCAGGGGAGACAGCGCATGACCCTCACCTACCCGGTGCTCGCGCGCGCCCGCGAGATACTCTGGCTCGTGACCGGCGCGGACAAGGCCGACATGCTGGTGCGCCTGCGCGACGCGGACCGCGACATTCCGGCGGGCC from Myxococcota bacterium includes these protein-coding regions:
- the pgl gene encoding 6-phosphogluconolactonase, giving the protein MKIEILPDADAVARRAAEQIAALARAASAERGRFALALSGGHTPWAMLRELSRQDLPWSAVHVFQVDERVAPTGDRERNWTHVCASLQPPAAFGPEQLHPMPVDAPDLDTGARDYERELARFAGTPPVLDLVHLGLGPDGHTASLVPGDPALEETARDVAVTRPYQGRQRMTLTYPVLARAREILWLVTGADKADMLVRLRDADRDIPAGRVPGARALALVDRDAAARLERR
- the gnd gene encoding decarboxylating 6-phosphogluconate dehydrogenase; this encodes MQLGMIGLGRMGANMVRRLLRGGHDCVVYNQDPAPIAALAREGAKGSTSLAELVRQLAAPRAVWLMVPAAVVDSVIHDLAPLLAPGDVLIDGGNSYYVDDIRRARELSARRLEYVDVGTSGGVFGLERGYCMMIGGPGEAVRRLDPIFRTLAPGAGELARTPGREATRGTAELGYLHCGASGAGHFVKMVHNGIEYGIMAAYAEGMGVLRHANAGKLGREVDAETTPLRHPEHYAYDFDLRDIAELWRRGSVISSWLLDLTAAALAADPELKGFQGRVADSGEGRWTIQAAIDESVPVPVLSSALYQRFSSRGQADFGDKLLSAMRLQFGGHVEKGEK
- the pgi gene encoding glucose-6-phosphate isomerase, with the protein product MSDPSLRAAWQALEAHFATVRDLHLRELFASDARRAERLAVEAAGLQLDYSKNRVTDQTLALLVALARAAGLRERIDAMFRGDKLNPTEDRAVLHVALRAPRDARISVDGQNVVPRVHEVLDRMADFSNRVRDGAWRGQGGKRIRNLVNVGIGGSDLGPVMAYQALRHYSRRDLVFRFVSNVDGTDFAEAVRDLDPGETLFIISSKTFTTLETMTNARSARDWALAGLGGDPAAVAKHFVAVSTNAAEVARFGIDTANMFGFWDWVGGRYSMDSAIGLSTMVAIGPAAFRALLAGFRAMDEHFRSAPFERNLPVLLGLLAVWYNDFFGAQTAAVLPYDQYLARFPAYLQQLVMESNGKRVTLDGAPVARDTAPVVWGEPGTNGQHSFYQMIHQGTRLVPCDFIAFAESLNPLGRHQDLLVANVIAQAEALAFGKTAEQVRAEGTPEKLVPHRVFPGNRPSNVLWAQRLTPEVLGALVASYEHSVFTQGVLWNIDSFDQWGVELGKQLAQRIAAELESPGEPALAHDASTNALIRRYRGARKPT